In Penaeus monodon isolate SGIC_2016 chromosome 41, NSTDA_Pmon_1, whole genome shotgun sequence, a single genomic region encodes these proteins:
- the LOC119598491 gene encoding WD repeat domain phosphoinositide-interacting protein 2-like, giving the protein HLFHCWLSLFRSLGVGTKTGYKLFSLNSVDKVEQICDNVNEDTCIVERLFSSSLVAVVSLSSPRKLKVCHFKKNSEICNYSYPNTILAVKLNRARLVVCLEESLYIHNIRDMKVLHTIRDTPPNPMGLCALSISNDNCYLAYPGSNSIGQVQIFDAQNLVTSKKVILLKDSLLLPLAFPPFLPQVATASEKGTVIRVFNVSDGARLHELRRGMKRCATIFSLAFSPDALFLIASSNTETVHVFKLEEVKDTQRVVVEEQPGLMGWMSKAVSASASYLPAPVTDMLSQGRAFATITLPFQGIRNVCAIATIQKHPRVVVASTDGYLYIYNLNTTEGGDCTLLKQHRLDGSGEGSSPVSEGGPVLGPYPGGAKKTEPVSTTGGSYAGVVKGPSAGVMTGSTSADTLPPRTQVLDIFLGTAFHA; this is encoded by the exons TAAATGAAGACACATGCATCGTAGAACGGCTCTTCTCCAGCAGTCTGGTCGCTGTAGTTAGTTTATCGTCTCCGCGCAAACTAAAAGTGTGCCACTTCAAGAAAAATTCCGAGATATGCAACTACAGTTATCCCAACACCATTCTTGCCGTCAAGCTCAACCGGGCA CGACTGGTGGTCTGCCTAGAGGAGTCCTTGTATATCCACAACATCCGCGACATGAAGGTTCTCCACACCATCCGTGACACCCCGCCAAACCCCATGGGTCTGTGCGCTCTCTCCATTAGTAATGACAACTGTTACTTAGCCTACCCTGGTTCCAACTCCATTGGCCAGGTCCAGATCTTCGATGCTCAAAATCTGGTAA CAAGCAAAAAAGTGATTCTGCTCAAAGATAGCCTCTTGCTGCCCCTTGCTTT cccccctttcctcccacagGTTGCCACAGCTTCAGAGAAAGGCACGGTGATACGTGTCTTCAACGTGTCTGACGGAGCTCGGCTGCACGAGCTGCGGCGGGGCATGAAGCGGTGCGCCACCATCTTTTCCCTAGCCTTCTCGCCTGATGCGCTCTTCCTCATTGCCTCCTCCAATACAGAGACAGTCCATGTCTTCAAGCTCGAGGAGGTCAAGGATAC GCAACGAGTAGTGGTAGAGGAGCAGCCCGGACTAATGGGCTGGATGAGTAAAGCAGTGAGTGCGTCGGCCAGCTACTTACCAGCCCCTGTGACGGACATGCTGAGTCAGGGCCGTGCCTTCGCCACCATTACACTTCCTTTCCAGGGGATACGGAATGTCTGTGCCATAGCAAC GATTCAGAAACATCCTCGGGTAGTTGTCGCTTCAACAGATGGTTATTTGTACATTTACAACCTAAATACTACAGAAGGAGGTGACTGCACATTATTGAAACAACACAG GCTTGACGGAAGCGGTGAGGGGAGCAGCCCAGTAAGTGAGGGGGGCCCCGTGCTAGGACCTTACCCTGGAGGCGCCAAGAAGACAGAACCAG TGAGCACGACCGGAGGCAGCTATGCAGGAGTGGTGAAGGGACCATCTGCTGGAGTCATGACAGGTAGTACATCCGCGGACACTCTTCCCCCTCGCACGCAGG TTTTGGATATTTTTCTGGGAACTGCTTTCCATGcttga